Proteins from a single region of Urocitellus parryii isolate mUroPar1 chromosome 4, mUroPar1.hap1, whole genome shotgun sequence:
- the LOC144254476 gene encoding THO complex subunit 7 homolog → MGAVTDDEVIRKRLLIDGDGAGDDRRINLLVKSFIKWCNSGSQEEGYSQYQCMLSTLSQCEFSMGKTLLVYDINLREMENYEKICKEIECSIAGAHEKIAECKKQILQAKQIQKNRQEYDALAKVIQHHPERHETLKELEVLGKELEHLSHIKESIEDKLEWSQKQFHVLLSTIHELQQTLENHEKLSEVEEAQETSMEADPKP, encoded by the coding sequence ATGGGTGCCGTGACTGACGACGAAGTGATACGGAAGCGTCTCCTTATTGATGGAGATGGTGCTGGAGATGATCGAAGAATTAATTTGCTAGTGAAAAGTTTCATTAAGTGGTGCAACTCTGGATCCCAGGAGGAAGGATATAGCCAGTACCAATGTATGCTGAGTACACTATCTCAATGTGAATTTTCAATGGGCAAAACTTTGCTGGTGTATGACATCAatctcagagaaatggaaaattatgaaaaaatttgtaaagaaatagAATGTAGCATTGCTGGAGCTCATGAAAAAATTGCTGAGTGCAAAAAGCAGATTCTTCaagcaaaacaaatacaaaaaaatcgcCAAGAATATGATGCTTTGGCAAAAGTGATCCAGCATCATCCAGAAAGGCATGAGACATTAAAAGAATTAGAGGTTCTGGGAAAAGAATTAGAGCATCTTTCACATATTAAAGAAAGCATTGAAGATAAGCTAGAATGGAGCCAGAAACAGTTTCATGTTCTTCTTAGTACTATACATGAACTTCAGCAAACATTGGAAAATCATGAAAAGCTCTCAGAAGTAGAAGAAGCTCAAGAAACAAGCATGGAAGCAGATCCTAAGCCATAG